Genomic window (Streptomyces sp. TG1A-60):
GCCTCGCCGCCATCGTCGTCGTCCTTCATGGCGCGAACGAGCTGCGGCACGAACACCGAGTTGAGGCCGCCACCGACGGTCAGAATGTAGATCATCGTCGGCAGTTGGTAGGCCACCTGGAAGGAGTCGCCCAGCAGGTAGAGGCCCAGCGCCGAGACGATCATCGCCGAGCGGATGAAACCGGTGAGGCGCGAGACCATGGTGCCCGCCGCCATCACGGCACTCGACTTCAGCAGTCCCGAGGCCCGCCCGCCCTTCTTCGCCGGAGGAGCGGGCGCGGGAGCGGGTGCGAGCTCCTCGTACGCCGGGCGCCCCGGACCGGGTACCGGAGCGGGCGCCGGTCCGGGAACGGACGGCTGGGCCGTGGGCGCGTGGCCACTTTGTTGCTGGTCGCGGAAGAGATGAGCGAACGCGTCGGGCTCGTGGTGCTTTTCCCCTGCCTGCGTCACCAGGTCGTCCACGCCGACGAACTGGGTCGTACGGGCGTCGTCGCCGTACGGCAGATGCCGCGCCGGACCTTCCGGCTCGGGCGCCGGCGTCTGCGCCCACACACGCGGGTCGGGGCGTACGGCGGTGCCGACGGCTGCGCGTAGAGCGGGTGCTGCGGCTGGTGGGTTTCCGGTGCCTGCGGCGGGTGGGCGGCACGGTCGTAGAGCGCCTCGGCCACCGGGTCCTGGGCTGCCAGATCCCGCGCGCGGTAAGGGTCCTGGTCGTAGGCGTCCTGGAGGTACATGTCCGCGGGAGGCTGCGGCGGCACCTGTCCCGGCCCGGGCGCCGGGCCGTCGGGATACCCCGAATCGGCCGCGCCCTGGCCGCGGTCACCGTCGTACGGCGCGTTCATGGTTATGCCACCTCATCGTCCCCGGGCCAACCGGCCACGACAATCGCTCAACGGTCCACTCTCTCACCCGTGCCGGAGGGGTCGGCGCTTTCCGGTGCGGTGTCCGGTGCCGGGTCACTCGCGTGCTCCGGCGGGTCCGCCCCGGGCTTCACCGGGGACTCCTTCTCGGGAGTGTGTACGAGCGAGGCCGCCTCGGTGTTCGGGTCTTCGTCCGGTGATACGCCTTCCGCGGAGTTGTCGGCCGGCGCGGTGCCCTCGGACTCCAGCAGGGCGGCGGCGCGCTTGCGCTGCGTGTACATCCGGAATCCGGCGAGGACGAGGAGCAGGACACCACCGGCGATGACCAGCATCACCGTGGGTGTGATCTCGGTTACGTTCACCGTGAAGGTGACCGGGGCACCGTACTTCTCGCCGTCCGCCGTGTAGAGCTGGGCGACGACGTTGACCCGTCCGTTGACCGCGGCGTTGGTGGTGAACTTCACCGACTCGCTGTGCCCGCCGGAGATGTCGACGGGCTGCTCGGCGAATGCCTTGTCACCGATCTCCAGACGCTTCGGGGCGTCGGACGTCAGACGCAGCCTCAGGTCCTCGACGCCCTGCACGAGGTTGTTCTGCACGGTCACAGGGATCGTCGCGCTACGGCCCGAGAGTTTCGTCTCGGACTTCTCGATCAGCCGGACCTGGCCGGTGAGCGTGTCGAGGTACGACTTCACGTTGTTGCGGTAAACCGCCGCCTCCACGGAGCGGCCTCGCCAGGAGGTGGACATCTCCCGGTCCATGGTCCGGCCGAAGGGCGTGACCACGCGGGACCGGTCGGAGAGAATCACCTTGAAGCGGTCGAGGCCGACCTGCGTGGACTGGATCTCCTCGAACGCCGACTTCGGCTGTGCCTGCTTGCGCAGCGACGAGGGGTATGCCGAGGCGGACGGGATCCTGGTGTTCGCTGCCGGGTCGGGCTTCGCGGCGGCGGCGGCCGACAGTTCCTGGGACTGCGACCAGGCCCCCTCCTGCAGTGCCGTCAGAGCCTGCGCCATCGTCTGTGCCTGGCTCGCCGACGGCATGCGCTGCGGGGCGATCACGACGCTGCGCTGCTTGTTGGTCTGGTGGTTCGTCATCAGACTCTGGGCGAGGAACTTCTGCACCGCCAGTGTGGAGTTCTCGGCCTTCGTCAGGTCGCCCCGGAAGGCCGTCGACAGCCGGGCGTCCGCGACCACGGCCGTGGTGCCGCCGCCGACGGGCCGGGCCGCGTTGGGGGTGTAGGACAGGCTGCGGCTCTCCTGCAGGCTGTCGCTGCGGGCGATCACCTTGTCGGCGCCCGCGGAAATGGCGACCTTGACGATCGACGGGTCGACGGCGCCGTTCACCGGCCAGGCGAAGTCGCCGTCCGGCTCCACCCGGAGGATGTTCTCGACGGTGTCCGAGGCCACATCGGTGGCGTCCTTGAGACGGCTGAGCGAGCCGGTGACGGTCTTGCCGTTGTGCGCCAGCGACGCCAGATCGGGGTCGGCGAAAGGGAGAGCGATCACCTCCTCCCCTTGGACCGCCGTCTCCAGCTCCGCCAGCCACTCCTTGGCGACGGCCTGGTTCCGGCCCGCGACGGTCGTGTCCGCGCTCCGGACCCGGTAGCTGTCCGTCATCGCGATCACGGACGCCAGCAGGTCCGGATCGATCACCCAGGTGATGTCGAGATCTTTGCCCAGCGTCAGCATCTGCTCCAGGCGCCCGCCCGCGGAGATCTCCTTGGCCAGGTCGTCGTCGAGGAAGACGGGCGTCTGCCGTTCGCCGGGTCCGGTCTCGGCCGTCAGATGGGTGGTGGAGATCAGCGGCCAGAGATAGGTCGTCTTCGTCTTCGTTCCCGCCTCGTCGGGCTGCCACGGCAGGAACGTGCGCTGGATACCGAGAACATGCTTGTACGGAGTGGCGGTGGTCTGGCCCGAGAGCGAGACGCCCAGCTGATACACACCGTCCGAGCCGAGGTCCAGCTCCTTGACGGGCACCGAGATGGTGAAGGGCTGGGCCACACCGGGGGTGAGCTTGGAGAATTGCTCCACGTACTTCCCGCCGACCTCCGTGCCGTCGGCGAACTGGTCGAAGCCTGTGCGCTTGACTGCGTCGTCGATGGCCGAGCGGCTCGTCAGGGCCGCCGACGCCACGCGCAGGCCCACATGGGCGTTCGTGACCGTCTGCTTGCCCTTGTTCGTGACCGTACCGGAGACGGTGACCGTGTCGCCGTCGGTGGGCACGCTGGGGCTGAGCGAATCCAGGGAGACCTCGACGGTGCTCGATCCCGTGGCGTCCGCCCGGGCGGCCGTCGGAGCAGCCTCCGCGTGCGGGGCCGCGGGCAACTGCAGCAGACCGGCCAGCAGGGGCGCCCCGGCGAAGAGCGCTCCGGTGCGCAGCAGCCACCGGCGGGCAGGTGAGGGACTCATCCCCTGGAAGTCTGCCGCCTCGGCCACGCGCTCGCCCGTCCCTCGTCGTCGTCAGTGGTCGTCGGAATGTGCGTCCACGCATGGTAACGATGCGCGCTGAGGGGAAGTGCCGCGGTCCGCTCCACAAGACCGGGGATGTGGCCGGGCTGTCCCTGTATGTGCACGTATCAAAGGGACCGGTGAATGGGGTCACCTGCGCGAAGCCCTCGTGCACGTTCAATGGAGGCGACCGCTGCCACCGGCGCCACGTACCCTTTTCTGTTGTGCCGAACGCCAACGAAGACATCAGCGCCCTCAGTCAGGTACAGCGCCGCGCGGTGAGTGAACTGCTGCGAGTGTCCCCTGTCGCCGACGACCTCGCCCGCCGATTCCAGGAGGCCGGGTTCTCCCTCGCCCTGGTCGGCGGTTCGGTCAGGGACGCGCTGCTGGGCCGACTCGGCAACGACCTGGACTTCACCACGGACGCACGTCCCGAGGACGTGCTGAAGATCGTCCGACCCTGGGCGGACGCCGTCTGGGAGGTCGGGATCGCTTTCGGCACGGTGGGGGCACAGAAGGACGGCTACCAGATCGAGGTCACGACCTACCGCTCCGAGGCATACGACAGGACCTCGCGCAAGCCCGAGGTGTCGTACGGCGACTCGATCGAGGAAGACCTCGTACGTCGTGACTTCACCGTGAACGCGATGGCGGTGGCGCTCCCCGAGAAGGAGTTCATCGACCCGCACGGCGGGCTCGAGGATCTCTCTGCGCGTGCGCTGCGCACCCCCGGCACTCCTGAGGAGTCATTCTCCGACGACCCGCTGCGCATGATGCGGGCCGCGCGTTTCGCCGCGCAGCTGGACTTCGAGGTGGCCCCCGAGGTCGTCTCCGCGATGACCGACATGGCCGGCCGCCTCGAGATCGTCTCGGCGGAGCGGGTGCGGGACGAGCTCAACAAGCTGATCCTCTCCGCCCACCCACGCAAGGGCCTGACCCTGCTCGTCGACGCCGGCCTCGCCGCGTATGTCCTGCCCGAGCTGCCGGCTCTGCGGCTGGAGCGTGACGAGCACCACCGGCACAAGGACGTCTACGACCACACGCTGATCGTCCTGGAGCAGGCGATCGCGTGGGAGGGGAGCGGACCGGACCTCACGCTCCGGCTCGCCGCGCTGCTGCATGACATCGGCAAGCCCCGCACGCGCCGCTTCGAGAAGGACGGCCGGGTCTCCTTCCACCACCACGAGGTGGTGGGCGCCAAGATGACCAAGAAACGCATGGCCGCCCTCAAGTACTCCAACGAGCTCATCAAGGATGTCTCGCGTCTGGTCGAACTCCACCTGCGCTTCCACGGGTACGGCACCGGCGAGTGGACGGACTCCGCCGTCCGCCGCTACGTGCGCGACGCGGGCCCTCTCCTCGACCGGCTCCACAAGCTCACCCGCTCCGACTGCACCACGCGGAACAAGCGCAAGGCGAATGCCCTGTCCCGCGCGTACGACGGTCTGGAGGAGCGCATCGCTCAGCTCCAGCAGCAGGAGGAACTGGATGCCATCCGCCCGGACCTCGACGGCAACCAGATCATGGAGATTCTGGGCGTCGGACCCGGCCCGGTGATCGGGCAGGCGTACAAGTTCCTGTTGGAGCTACGGCTGGAGAACGGGCCGATGGAGCACGACGAAGCGGTGGCGGCACTCAAGGAGTGGTGGAGCCAGGCGGCGCAGGTCTGACGGCAGGTCCTCCGCCGCCTTCGGAGGGCAGTAGCACGGCGCGGTGTTTCACGTGAAACACCGCGCCGCGCTGTCCTGCCGCCGAGCAGCGAGGGAGGCGCAGGCCCTGAGGGGCGCTGTTTCACGTGAAACACCGCCCGCTCACGGTCACTGCCGTTTCGGCACTCCGAAGCGGGCCATGGTCACGGCGATCACTGCATAGATCACGGCCACGGTGATCACCAGAGCGGCGGAGCGGCCGTCGGCAGGGAGCATCAGGGCGGCCACGCCGGCGGCGCCGACGAAGGCCACGTTGAACAGAACGTCGTAGAGGGAGAAGATCCGGCCCCGATAGCCGTCGTCGACCGAGGACTGGACGATGGTGTCCGTGGCGATCTTCGCTCCTTGTGTGACGAGGCCCAGGACGAACGCCGCGGTCAGCATGGGCGCTTCCGTGAAGGGCAGGCCGAGTGCCGGCTCCAGCACGGCGGCGGCCGCTGCGCAGGTGACGATCCAGAGACCCGGACCCAACCGCCCGGCCGTCCAGGGTGTCACGACCGCCGCGGTGAAGAACCCCGCCCCGGAGACTCCCACGGCGAGGCCGAGAAGAGCCAGCCCCTCTTCCGAGTCGGACGCGCCGGGACTGTCGGACGACCAGGCGTACCGGCAGAGCATGAGCACCATGACCGTCAGGGCGCCGTAGCAGAACCGCATCAGTGTCATCGAGGCCAGTGCCCAGGCCGCCACCCTCCGCCGTGGCTCGATGAGATGCCGCAGGCCCCCGACCAGACCCCGAGCGGTACCGACCAGGGCCGCGCCCAGCCGAGGCTGTACCAACTCGCGGTTCGGCCCGAGTAGTTCCCGGGTGATACGCAGTGAGGCGAGGGCCGCGCACAGGTACAGGGCGGAGCCGAGGAGGACCACCGCGGCGTCGGAGTCCGAGGCGGCCAACCGTACGACGAAGGCGAGTCCGCCGCCCGCGGTCGCGGCGAGCGTTCCGGCCGTCGGGGAGAGCGAGTTGGCGATCACCAGGCGGTCGGGGTCCACAACGCGGGGCAGCGCGGCGGAGAGTCCCGCCAGGACGAACCGGTTGACCGCCGTGACGCACAGCGCGGAGACGTAGAACAACCAGTCGGGTGCATGGCTCAGGATCAGGACGGCTGTCACGGATGCCAGCAGGGTGCGCAGCAGGTTTCCGTACAACAGCATCTGGCGCCGCCGCCAGCGGTCCAGAAGGACGCCTGCGAAGGGGCCGACGAGAGAGTACGGAAGGAGCAGGACCGCCATCGCGGAGGCGATCGCGGCTGCCGAGGTCTGCTTCTCGGGCGAGAAGACCACGTACGTGGCGAGCGCGACCTGATAGACGCCGTCGGCTCCCTGGGAGAGCAGGCGCACGGCGAGCAGACGCCGGAAGTCCTGGAAGCGGAGCAGGACCCGCAGGTCACGCGCGACGGACATGGGGCACAGCCTCACATACGGGGAGGGTCCCCGGTCGCACGACCCGGGGACCCATCAACAGCCCAGAAGGCGAGCCTGTCTAGCGCTCGACCTCGCCCCTGATGAACTTCTCGACGCTCTCGCGGGCCTCGTCGTCGAAGTACTGCACCGGCGGGGACTTCATGAAGTACGAGGACGCCGACAGGATCGGGCCGCCGACGCCGCGGTCCTTGGCGATCTTCGCGGCGCGCAGTGCGTCGATGATGACACCGGCGGAGTTCGGGGAGTCCCAGACCTCGAGCTTGTACTCGAGGTTCAGCGGGACGTCACCGAAGGCACGGCCCTCGAGGCGGACGTACGCCCACTTGCGGTCGTCGAGCCAGGCGACGTAGTCGGACGGGCCGATGTGGACGTTCTTCTCACCGAGCTCCCGGTCGGGGATCTGCGAGGTGACGGCCTGAGTCTTGGAGATCTTCTTGGACTCCAGGCGGTCGCGCTCCAGCATGTTCTTGAAGTCCATGTTGCCGCCGACGTTCAGCTGCATCGTGCGGTCCAGGACCACGCCCCGGTCCTCGAACAGCTTCGCCATGACGCGGTGCGTGATGGTGGCACCGACCTGCGACTTGATGTCGTCCCCGACGATCGGGACGCCCGCCTCGGTGAACTTGTCAGCCCACTCCTTGGTGCCGGCGATGAAGACCGGAAGGGCGTTGACAAAGGCGACCTTGGCGTCGATGGCGCACTGGGCGTAGAACTTCGCCGCGTCCTCGGAACCGACGGGCAGGTAGCAGACGAGGACGTCGACCTGCCTGTCCTTGAGGACCTGGACCACGTCGACCGGGGTCTCGGCGGACTCCTCGATGGTCTCGCGGTAGTACTTGCCGAGGCCGTCGAGGGTGTGGCCGCGCTGCACAGTCACACCGGTGCCCGGCACGTCACAGATCTTGATGGTGTTGTTCTCGGAGGCGCCGATGGCGTCCGCGAGGTCGAGCCCGACTTTCTTGGCGTCGACATCGAAGGCGGCGACGAACTCCACGTCACGGACGTGGTAGTCACCGAACTGCACGTGCATGAGGCCGGGGACCCTGGACGCCGGGTCGGCGTCCTTGTAGTACTCGACTCCCTGCACCAGCGACGCAGCGCAGTTGCCCACGCCGACGACGGCTACGCGAACCGAACCCATTCCGGTTGCTCCCTGTGTGTACGAGTGAGGTCCTGGCAGGGACCTCACATGGTGGTGTCGCCGGGCGCATCCGGCCCGGGGGTGTCCCCGGGCCGGGGCAGGGCGCCCGGCGCTCCCTCTGTGGTGTCGTGAGCGGGTTCTCCATGGCCGGGACCTTTCAGGTCCCGGCCCGCCCGCTCGCTCTCGATGAGCTCGTTAAGCCAGCGCACTTCGCGCTCCACGGACTCCATCCCGTGGCGCTGGAGCTCAAGCGTGTAGTCGTCGAGGCGCTCGCGGGTGCGCGCCAGGGAGGCGCGCATCTTCTCCAGCCGCTCCTCCAAGCGGCTGCGACGGCCCTCCAGGACGCGCATGCGCACATCACGGGAGGTCTGCCCGAAGAACGCGAAGCGAGCGGCGAAGTGCTCGTCCTCGTAGGCGTCGGGACCCGTCTGCGAGAGCAGCTCCTCGAAGTGCTCCTTACCTTCTGCCGTCAACCGGTAGACGATCTTGGCGCGGCGGCCTGTGAGCGCGGCGGCTGGAGCATCGTCCGGGGTGCTCCCCGGTTCCTCGATCAACCAGCCGTTGGCGACCAGCGTCTTGAGGCAGGGGTAGAGCGTCCCGTAACTGAACGCACGGAACACGCCCAGCGACGTGTTGAGTCGTTTGCGCAGCTCATAGCCGTGCATCGGGGCTTCGCGGAGCAGGCCGAGGACGGCGAACTCGAGCATCCCGGAGCGTCGGCTCATCGTCGCCTCCCCTCTCCCCCTGGCCCTGTCGACACGCTTTATGCCGAGCTGATGTATCGACTCGATACATCCAGACGATAGAACGCCCCTACGGATGCGACAAGTGGGGGCGTGGTGAACGGGATCACATCACCGATCAGTAGGATGCAAGTTGCCTGATTTGGGGTGAAGTTCGGTGCTCGGTGGGTTTTGGCGGTGCGTAGTCTGTGCGGCATGCACACCACTGGGAACCGAGTGACGTTTGAGCACGTCGTCGTCCTGGATGCGGTACGGATGAATGCCTGCACGACCGCATCCGTACTTCGGGGGGACCGGAAGCCAGCCGCCGTTTCCAGGCGCGCACGGGTGCGCCTGCCCGAGGAGTAATCGTTCGATGAGCGAGCACCGTCGCAAACCGCCGCAGCCGCAGGGAGGCGGACGTGCCGCGGCCCGACGCGGCCAGTCGGCGTCCTCCGGCCGCCGCGCGGCACCGCGGGGCGCCACCGGGTCACTTTCCGACACCTACGGCTCGGGGGGTGAGGAGACCCAGTACGAGGGTCGTGCTGCGGCTCGACGGGCGGCGCAGAGAAGTACCGGCGCCGGTACCGGTGGTGGCCGTCGCGGAACGGCCGAACCTGCCGGGCGCGGCCCGGGCCGTGGCCGTGGACACCCCGCCCCGCCCGGTAAGAAGCGTTTTATCGACTATCCGCGCGTAGGGAAGTACGGGGCGATGCGCTGGGTCCCCTCATGGCGCCAGGTGACGGGGCTGTTCATCGGGTTCTTCGGATGCCTGGTGGCGGCGGCCGGCATCGGATACGCGGTCGTGGCCGTACCCGACCCGGCCCAGGCCGCGACGGCCCAGAACAACGTCTACTACTGGTCGGACGGCTCCCAGATGGTCGCGACCGGTGGTGAGGTCAACCGCCAGATCATCGCGTACGAGAAGATCCCCAAAGAGATGCGGTACGCCGTCATGTCGGCGGAGAACAAGACGTTCGAGACCGACAGCGGCGTCGACCCCATGGGTATCGCCCGTGCCGTCGTCAACATGGCCAAGGGTGGTCAGACGCAGGGTGGTTCGACCATCACTCAGCAGTATGTGAAGAACGCCATGCTCGACGACCAGTCGCAGACCCTGTCGCGGAAGGTCAAGGAACTCTTCATCTCGGTCAAGGTGGGCACCTCGGTCGAGAAAGAAGAGATCATGCGAGGCTACCTGAACACCGCGTACTACGGACGTGGTGCCTATGGGATCCAGGCGGCCGCCCGCACGTACTTCGGCAAGGACGCGGACGAACTCAACGCGAGCCAGTGCTCCTTCCTCGCCGCGGTCCTCAAGGGGGCCACCTACTTCGACCCGGCCGGCGCGACGTCGATCGACCCGGCGGCCTCGGCGCAGGCCAACCTCAAGCGGGCCAGGGAGCGCTGGAGCTGGATCCTCGACGAGATGGTCAAGGACAAGCACCTGCCGGCGACCGAGCGGGCGAAGTACACCGAGTTCCCCAAGATCCAGAGTCCTCGGTCCAACGCCCAGCTGGGCGGCCAGATCGGCTACCTCGTCGACACGGCCAAGGGATACATTCTCAACAACACCGATATCACGCAGAAGAAGCTCGAGCAGGGCGGCTACGAGATCCACACGACCTTCGACAAGAACAAGGTCAAGGAACTCGAGAAGGCCGTGGCGAAGGTCCGCAAGGAGAACATCAAGCCCGACCTGCGCCCGGACACCGATACCCATGTGCAGTTCGGTGGCGCGTCGGTGAACCCGGAGTCGGGCGCCATCGAGGCGATCTACGGCGGTGTGGATGCCACCAAGCACTTCACCAACAACGCCGACGTCACCGGCGCACAGGTCGGTTCGACATTCAAGCCCTTCGTCCTGGCGGCAGCCATGACGTGGGGCAAGCGCGACCCCGATCTCGGGGAGACGCAGGCGCAGGACGAGCGCACCATCGTCTCACCGAGGAGCCTCTACAGCGGCAAGAACAACCTCAAGATCAAGGACTACAAGGGCGACATCTGGACCAACGAGGAGAACAAGGAGTGGCTGCAGGCCAACGACGACGACGCGTCGTACGGCAGCCCGCCGAAGTACCAGATCGACCTGCGTGAGGCGATGCGGGTCTCGGCGAACTCCGCCTTCGTGCAGCTGGGAATGGACGTCGGTCTGGACCGGGTGAAGGAAGCAGCCCTGGAAGCTGGTCTCAAGGAAGGCAGCCTCACCGGCACCAGCTACCCGTCCTTCTCGATCGGTATCTCCGATCCCAGTGCGATCCGTATGGCGGGCTCGTACGCGACCTTCGCCGCCAGCGGAAAGCAGAACGAGCCGTTCTCCGTCAAGACGGTCGAGTACGAGGGTCTGACCATGTTCGACCACGACGACATCGCCGATCCCAAGCGGGCCTTCACCACGGAGGTCGCTGACAACGTCACCGACGTCCTCAAGACCGTCGTCGACGAGGGGACCGGCTCCTCGGCCCAGCTGCCCGGCCGTGAGGTGGCGGGCAAGACCGGTACCACCGACGGCAACAAGTCGGCCTGGTTCGTCGGGTACACCCCGCAGTTGTCGACCGCGATCAGCATGTACCGCATGGACGACGACGAGGCCAACAAGAACCGGACGTTCTTGGAGATGTACGGCACCGGTGGCCAGGCGACGATCCACGGTGCCTCGTTCCCGGCCGAGATCTGGCACGACTACATGGAGGACGCGCTCAAGGGCGTGCCGCCGAAGGCCTTCCCGGAGCCTGAGCCGATCGGTGAGATCGTCAACGAAGAGCCGGACCCGACGCCAAACCCGACGGTGACCGAGTCCGAGAAGGAGAGCCCCGAGCCGAGCCCGTCGCCGACCGAGAGTGAGATCCTGCCCTCACCGTCGCCCAGCGAGACCTGCACCAACCCGTTCGATCCCACCTGTCAGGCAACCGGTGGTACGGACCCGGGCGGGACGGCCACTGGTGGCGTCGATGGTGGAGTGACACCGGCACCG
Coding sequences:
- a CDS encoding MFS transporter encodes the protein MSVARDLRVLLRFQDFRRLLAVRLLSQGADGVYQVALATYVVFSPEKQTSAAAIASAMAVLLLPYSLVGPFAGVLLDRWRRRQMLLYGNLLRTLLASVTAVLILSHAPDWLFYVSALCVTAVNRFVLAGLSAALPRVVDPDRLVIANSLSPTAGTLAATAGGGLAFVVRLAASDSDAAVVLLGSALYLCAALASLRITRELLGPNRELVQPRLGAALVGTARGLVGGLRHLIEPRRRVAAWALASMTLMRFCYGALTVMVLMLCRYAWSSDSPGASDSEEGLALLGLAVGVSGAGFFTAAVVTPWTAGRLGPGLWIVTCAAAAAVLEPALGLPFTEAPMLTAAFVLGLVTQGAKIATDTIVQSSVDDGYRGRIFSLYDVLFNVAFVGAAGVAALMLPADGRSAALVITVAVIYAVIAVTMARFGVPKRQ
- a CDS encoding PadR family transcriptional regulator, with the translated sequence MSRRSGMLEFAVLGLLREAPMHGYELRKRLNTSLGVFRAFSYGTLYPCLKTLVANGWLIEEPGSTPDDAPAAALTGRRAKIVYRLTAEGKEHFEELLSQTGPDAYEDEHFAARFAFFGQTSRDVRMRVLEGRRSRLEERLEKMRASLARTRERLDDYTLELQRHGMESVEREVRWLNELIESERAGRDLKGPGHGEPAHDTTEGAPGALPRPGDTPGPDAPGDTTM
- a CDS encoding DUF6049 family protein; the protein is MAEAADFQGMSPSPARRWLLRTGALFAGAPLLAGLLQLPAAPHAEAAPTAARADATGSSTVEVSLDSLSPSVPTDGDTVTVSGTVTNKGKQTVTNAHVGLRVASAALTSRSAIDDAVKRTGFDQFADGTEVGGKYVEQFSKLTPGVAQPFTISVPVKELDLGSDGVYQLGVSLSGQTTATPYKHVLGIQRTFLPWQPDEAGTKTKTTYLWPLISTTHLTAETGPGERQTPVFLDDDLAKEISAGGRLEQMLTLGKDLDITWVIDPDLLASVIAMTDSYRVRSADTTVAGRNQAVAKEWLAELETAVQGEEVIALPFADPDLASLAHNGKTVTGSLSRLKDATDVASDTVENILRVEPDGDFAWPVNGAVDPSIVKVAISAGADKVIARSDSLQESRSLSYTPNAARPVGGGTTAVVADARLSTAFRGDLTKAENSTLAVQKFLAQSLMTNHQTNKQRSVVIAPQRMPSASQAQTMAQALTALQEGAWSQSQELSAAAAAKPDPAANTRIPSASAYPSSLRKQAQPKSAFEEIQSTQVGLDRFKVILSDRSRVVTPFGRTMDREMSTSWRGRSVEAAVYRNNVKSYLDTLTGQVRLIEKSETKLSGRSATIPVTVQNNLVQGVEDLRLRLTSDAPKRLEIGDKAFAEQPVDISGGHSESVKFTTNAAVNGRVNVVAQLYTADGEKYGAPVTFTVNVTEITPTVMLVIAGGVLLLVLAGFRMYTQRKRAAALLESEGTAPADNSAEGVSPDEDPNTEAASLVHTPEKESPVKPGADPPEHASDPAPDTAPESADPSGTGERVDR
- a CDS encoding transglycosylase domain-containing protein; translation: MSEHRRKPPQPQGGGRAAARRGQSASSGRRAAPRGATGSLSDTYGSGGEETQYEGRAAARRAAQRSTGAGTGGGRRGTAEPAGRGPGRGRGHPAPPGKKRFIDYPRVGKYGAMRWVPSWRQVTGLFIGFFGCLVAAAGIGYAVVAVPDPAQAATAQNNVYYWSDGSQMVATGGEVNRQIIAYEKIPKEMRYAVMSAENKTFETDSGVDPMGIARAVVNMAKGGQTQGGSTITQQYVKNAMLDDQSQTLSRKVKELFISVKVGTSVEKEEIMRGYLNTAYYGRGAYGIQAAARTYFGKDADELNASQCSFLAAVLKGATYFDPAGATSIDPAASAQANLKRARERWSWILDEMVKDKHLPATERAKYTEFPKIQSPRSNAQLGGQIGYLVDTAKGYILNNTDITQKKLEQGGYEIHTTFDKNKVKELEKAVAKVRKENIKPDLRPDTDTHVQFGGASVNPESGAIEAIYGGVDATKHFTNNADVTGAQVGSTFKPFVLAAAMTWGKRDPDLGETQAQDERTIVSPRSLYSGKNNLKIKDYKGDIWTNEENKEWLQANDDDASYGSPPKYQIDLREAMRVSANSAFVQLGMDVGLDRVKEAALEAGLKEGSLTGTSYPSFSIGISDPSAIRMAGSYATFAASGKQNEPFSVKTVEYEGLTMFDHDDIADPKRAFTTEVADNVTDVLKTVVDEGTGSSAQLPGREVAGKTGTTDGNKSAWFVGYTPQLSTAISMYRMDDDEANKNRTFLEMYGTGGQATIHGASFPAEIWHDYMEDALKGVPPKAFPEPEPIGEIVNEEPDPTPNPTVTESEKESPEPSPSPTESEILPSPSPSETCTNPFDPTCQATGGTDPGGTATGGVDGGVTPAPTESEEDTRGNQNGGFLGGPSG
- a CDS encoding CCA tRNA nucleotidyltransferase codes for the protein MPNANEDISALSQVQRRAVSELLRVSPVADDLARRFQEAGFSLALVGGSVRDALLGRLGNDLDFTTDARPEDVLKIVRPWADAVWEVGIAFGTVGAQKDGYQIEVTTYRSEAYDRTSRKPEVSYGDSIEEDLVRRDFTVNAMAVALPEKEFIDPHGGLEDLSARALRTPGTPEESFSDDPLRMMRAARFAAQLDFEVAPEVVSAMTDMAGRLEIVSAERVRDELNKLILSAHPRKGLTLLVDAGLAAYVLPELPALRLERDEHHRHKDVYDHTLIVLEQAIAWEGSGPDLTLRLAALLHDIGKPRTRRFEKDGRVSFHHHEVVGAKMTKKRMAALKYSNELIKDVSRLVELHLRFHGYGTGEWTDSAVRRYVRDAGPLLDRLHKLTRSDCTTRNKRKANALSRAYDGLEERIAQLQQQEELDAIRPDLDGNQIMEILGVGPGPVIGQAYKFLLELRLENGPMEHDEAVAALKEWWSQAAQV
- a CDS encoding inositol-3-phosphate synthase codes for the protein MGSVRVAVVGVGNCAASLVQGVEYYKDADPASRVPGLMHVQFGDYHVRDVEFVAAFDVDAKKVGLDLADAIGASENNTIKICDVPGTGVTVQRGHTLDGLGKYYRETIEESAETPVDVVQVLKDRQVDVLVCYLPVGSEDAAKFYAQCAIDAKVAFVNALPVFIAGTKEWADKFTEAGVPIVGDDIKSQVGATITHRVMAKLFEDRGVVLDRTMQLNVGGNMDFKNMLERDRLESKKISKTQAVTSQIPDRELGEKNVHIGPSDYVAWLDDRKWAYVRLEGRAFGDVPLNLEYKLEVWDSPNSAGVIIDALRAAKIAKDRGVGGPILSASSYFMKSPPVQYFDDEARESVEKFIRGEVER